TGACATACCGCCGCCCGTTGGCAGCGGCATTGATCTGCATGACTTGGGTTTGGATGTCGGTCACGGTCTTTCCACGCTGGTACCTGCGGACGGTACTCAAGCTGCGACGCTTGGTCCGCCGTCCCAATGCATCGACTAACGCTCTGCCAAAACAGGTGGAATGGATGGTGTAGGGGGGAGTGCCCGCGAAAACCATGATAGGTAGAGGTATCTGTCGCCCCTACCGGGGCTGCCGTCGGATGACGCTTCGAAAGTTCCTGCGGCTGGCGCCGCAGGCTTTATGCGGCCGCCGCCTCTGCGGCTACACTGCCAGCCGGGCGCTAGGAGTATCAATCCCCACACCGAAGCGGGCGGCTGGCGCCTCCGCGGCGAGCCTACCGGTTGGACGCCAGGAGAATCGATCAATACACCGAGGCGGGTGGCTCGCGCCAGGTGACGGATTCAACTCGGGGAACTGAGTCGAATCGGTGCCAATGCGGAGAGCGCCGAAGCGAAACTCATCAAGCGAAAAAAGGATGCGTTCCAAATTAGCTGGAACGCACCCTCTTCTATATTAGATGTCGGTCGAACGAACGCGGCGAACCGCGATTGTGACGACGCTGGTTGGGCGAACTATTTCAATTCGACGCTACCGCCAGCTTCTTCGACTTCTGCCTTGACCTTCTCGGCATCTTCCTTCGAGACGGCTTCTTTCAGAGTTGCAGGGCAGCTCTCGACCATCTTCTTGGCGTCCATCAGCGAAGCGCCGGTCAGGTTCTTAACAACCTTAACGACGTTCAACTTCTTGTCGCCGAATCCGGTCAGAACGACGTCGAATTCAGTCTTCTCTGCTTCAGCAGCAGGACCGTCGGTTGGAGCAGCCATCATGACAGCGCCACCACCGGAAGCTGGCTCGATGCCGTGCTCGTCCTTCAGGTAATCGCTCAATTCTTTGGCTTGCTTGAGGGTCAGTTGAGCGATCTTATCGCCCATTTCTTTAGTTTCGGCGCTGACTTCAGCTACTGCGGTGTCTTCCGACATGGGTATTCTTTCCTATTCAAAAAGGCGGATGAATTGTGAGACGAGCACCATCAAATGCCCGCCTTTTCAACCTCCCACAACACCGCCTCGCGACGGGTGAGGTACACAACGTAAGGGTTATTTAAAACAGACACCCGGTAGGTGGCTGGGTTACTTTCCTGCGGGATCGCGTTGATGGCATCCCGGACCAAACCGCGAAGGCCTCGTCAAAGGCCGTCGCAATACGACTACTCTTCCTCTTCGGAAATCTTCTTGATTTGGCCGTTGAGCGTCTTGCCAGGGCCAAGCAAAGCGGCGGACAGGTTTGCACCTGGGCCGAGGATTTGGCCGACAAGCATCGAGATCTGCTCTTCGCGACTCGGCCACTTGCTGACTGCTTTGAGCCCATCGGGGTCCAACGCTTCGCCGTCCATCACGCCGCCGGTGGCGACGAACTTTCCGAACTTCTCGCTATCTTTGTCTAGCCGAACGACTTCTTTGACGAGCGAGATGAAATCGCTGCCGCCGAAGCAAACGGCCAACGAACCGGCCGCACCTTCGAACATCGGGCTCAAGGAGGTGCCCTCGGTAGCCTTGCGAGCCAAGGAGTTTTTGATCACCAACATGGAGATCTCTTTCTGCCTCAGTTCGGCGCGAAGCTCGCACGTCGTGTTGGCGTCCATCCCAACCGTACTTACGATCACTGCGTCCTCGACACCATCAAGACGATTCTTGATGTCGCGAGTTACTAATTCTTTGACGAACTTACTCATATTTCTGTCTCACTTGCAGCTTGGGCACCACCGAAGCGGTATCACAAACCGGATTGCGAATTTTATATTTGACGCATCCAAAGCCCTACGCTCTGGAAGACCAATCGTGTGTCGATTGCGAATTAACCGGCTACGCGAACGCTAGGGCTCATCGTCGCGGCAATTGCAATCCCTTTCAGATAGGTCCCTTTGACCGATTGTGGCTTCATACC
Above is a genomic segment from Rosistilla ulvae containing:
- the rplL gene encoding 50S ribosomal protein L7/L12; the protein is MSEDTAVAEVSAETKEMGDKIAQLTLKQAKELSDYLKDEHGIEPASGGGAVMMAAPTDGPAAEAEKTEFDVVLTGFGDKKLNVVKVVKNLTGASLMDAKKMVESCPATLKEAVSKEDAEKVKAEVEEAGGSVELK
- the rplJ gene encoding 50S ribosomal protein L10; amino-acid sequence: MSKFVKELVTRDIKNRLDGVEDAVIVSTVGMDANTTCELRAELRQKEISMLVIKNSLARKATEGTSLSPMFEGAAGSLAVCFGGSDFISLVKEVVRLDKDSEKFGKFVATGGVMDGEALDPDGLKAVSKWPSREEQISMLVGQILGPGANLSAALLGPGKTLNGQIKKISEEEE